The following are encoded in a window of Candidatus Fluviicola riflensis genomic DNA:
- a CDS encoding nucleoside triphosphate pyrophosphohydrolase codes for METSPNTINVADPRLIAFQRLLDVMDDLREKCPWDRKQTLDSLRHLTIEETYELADAIISNDLEGLKGELGDLFLHLVFYSKIASEQGAFDVTDVLNAICEKLIYRHPHIYGDVVAESEDEVKSNWEKLKLKEGKTSVLQGVPVSLPALVKAIRIQDKVKGVGFDWEDIADVKAKVAEELSELDEAIINKDQNAIEDEFGDVLFSLVNYARFLQVNPEDALERTNRKFRERFMLMETFITEAGKDISSMQLDEMDVYWEQAKKVLRKES; via the coding sequence ATGGAAACTTCACCCAATACAATTAATGTCGCCGATCCACGGTTGATCGCCTTTCAACGTTTGTTGGATGTCATGGACGATTTACGCGAAAAATGTCCATGGGACCGCAAACAAACCCTCGATAGTTTACGCCATCTCACCATCGAAGAAACCTATGAGCTGGCAGACGCGATTATCAGTAATGATTTGGAAGGTTTGAAAGGAGAATTAGGTGATTTGTTTCTTCACCTTGTGTTCTACAGCAAAATTGCCTCAGAACAGGGAGCTTTTGATGTAACGGATGTGTTGAATGCAATTTGCGAAAAACTCATCTACCGTCACCCGCATATTTATGGTGATGTGGTGGCCGAATCGGAAGACGAAGTGAAATCGAACTGGGAAAAACTGAAACTAAAAGAGGGAAAAACATCCGTACTTCAAGGTGTTCCGGTTTCGCTTCCGGCTTTGGTAAAAGCGATCAGAATTCAGGATAAAGTAAAAGGTGTTGGTTTTGATTGGGAGGATATCGCCGACGTAAAAGCAAAAGTAGCGGAAGAACTTTCGGAACTCGATGAAGCCATTATAAACAAGGACCAGAACGCCATTGAAGATGAATTTGGTGATGTGTTGTTTTCCCTGGTCAATTATGCCCGTTTCCTGCAGGTGAATCCGGAAGATGCGCTGGAACGGACCAACCGGAAATTCAGAGAGCGGTTCATGTTAATGGAAACATTCATTACAGAAGCCGGAAAAGACATCTCGAGCATGCAACTCGATGAGATGGATGTGTATTGGGAACAGGCCAAGAAAGTGCTTCGCAAAGAATCTTAA